One genomic window of Arachis stenosperma cultivar V10309 chromosome 10, arast.V10309.gnm1.PFL2, whole genome shotgun sequence includes the following:
- the LOC130957361 gene encoding uncharacterized protein LOC130957361: MAEENQRMQDQIAQLVNARLEHNNDHHNRDENHERQSMPTHIFETPQQEEEEAQPDAEDEERDNSAGPFTADIMNFQLPRQFTLPATLTPYDGLGDPKQHIKKFRSIMIVNGASDPILCRCFPSFLDGPVLDWFCSLPADSISRFQELARQFEHHFAASAIYLHDSDYLTTIKQGPQESLKDYITRFTKVAMRIPDLHPEVHLHAIKSGLCPGKFQETIAVTKPKTLAEFRKKAKGQIDVEELRQARKTEKSAIIKDDDKPRDSKKPFKPVPRYDSYTKFNAKRDDIIKEILNSKLIKPPRKAGAYPESKTVDKSKYFTFHQKYRHTTDECVIAKDLLERLARQGHLDKFITGHMQKNVTSASEPSAATPSSKEKDKAPAQPRGIINCISGGYAGGENTSSARKRTYRAMLAVTDAPKVPQPNQHFPEMTFRSTDFNHTDANYDDPVVISVQLGDLIVRKVLLDPGSSADVLFFTTFEKMKLSSNILQPYHGDLVGFSGERVPVLGSVWLQTTLGEKPLFKTQDIQYLVVDCFSPYNWWTKL; this comes from the coding sequence ATGGCGGAGGAAAATCAAAGAATGCAAGATCAAATTGCACAATTGGTTAATGCTCGGTTAGAGCATAACAATGATCATCATAACCGAGACGAAAATCATGAGCGTCAATCAATGCCAACCCATATTTTCGAAACACCTCAgcaggaggaggaagaggctcAACCAGACGCGGAGGACGAGGAGCGCGACAACTCCGCTGGCCCATTTACGGCCGACATAATGAATTTTCAACTCCCCAGACAGTTCACCCTACCGGCGACTTTAACCCCATATGATGGCTTAGGAGACCCGAAGcaacatattaaaaaattcCGATCTATTATGATCGTTAACGGTGCATCCGACCCTATTCTATGTCGTTGTTTTCCATCATTTTTAGACGGTCCTGTACTTGACTGGTTTTGCTCTTTGCCTGCAGATTCAATATCGCGTTTCCAGGAATTGGCCAGGCAATTCGAGCATCACTTTGCAGCATCAGCAATATACCTGCATGATTCAGACTATCTGACGACCATCAAACAAGGGCCACAAGAAAGCCTGAAAGATTATATTACTCGCTTTACAAAGGTCGCCATGAGAATCCCCGATCTTCATCCTGAAGTCCATCTCCACGCCATTAAAAGCGGTCTTTGTCCCGGCAAGTTCCAAGAGACAATTGCTGTAACTAAACCAAAAACCCTGGCAGAATTTCGCAAAAAAGCCAAGGGACAGATAGATGTTGAAGAACTTCGCCAAGCCCGAAAGACAGAAAAATCAGCTATCATCAAGGATGATGATAAACCTCGGGATAGCAAGAAACCCTTTAAACCTGTCCCCCGCTACGACTCGTACACCAAGTTCAACGCAAAAAGGGATGACATCATCAAAGAAATACTCAATTCCAAATTAATCAAGCCTCCTCGTAAGGCTGGAGCTTACCCAGAGTCCAAAACTGTCGATAAATCTAAATATTTCACTTTTCATCAGAAGTACAGGCATACAACCGATGAATGTGTGATTGCTAAAGATCTCCTCGAGCGCCTCGCAAGACAGGGCCACCTTGATAAGTTTATTACAGGGCATATGCAAAAGAACGTAACCTCGGCCTCCGAACCATCAGCAGCAACCCCatcatcaaaagaaaaagataaagcaCCAGCCCAACCTCGAGGAATTATCAATTGTATTTCAGGAGGATATGCTGGGGGCGAAAATACAAGCTCAGCTCGAAAAAGAACTTATAGGGCCATGTTGGCAGTAACGGACGCCCCTAAGGTTCCACAGCCGAATCAACACTTCCCAGAAATGACTTTTCGTTCAACCGACTTTAATCACACCGATGCTAATTATGACGACCCGGTGGTAATTTCTGTTCAGTTGGGAGATTTAATAGTCCGCAAAGTACTCCTCGATCCTGGGAGCAGTGctgatgtattattttttaccACTTTTGAAAAGATGAAGTTAAGTAGCAATATCTTGCAACCATACCATGGTGACTTGGTCGGATTTTCGGGAGAGCGAGTTCCTGTTCTGGGTTCCGTGTGGTTACAAACCACACTCGGTGAGAAACCATTATTTAAGACACAAGACATTCAATATCTTGTTGTCGACTGCTTTAGTCCATAtaattggtggacgaaattgtga